The Littorina saxatilis isolate snail1 linkage group LG1, US_GU_Lsax_2.0, whole genome shotgun sequence nucleotide sequence ACCGGAGAAAGCGTGACGGAGTGACAGCTTAATTATCAGACTAGCCAAGCAATTTTGCCGAATCAGTCAATTCCTGTTTTAATTTaacttggtttttgttttaaagtttgcttcaagtgtttgtttgtttgagaaggtaacagacacacacgtacacagctctcacacacacacacagacagacatgcagacagactctctctcacacacacacacacacacacacacacacacacgcagacagacagatatataaacacatacacacacacacacacacacacacacacacttcatcaCAGCGACTGTGTAAACCGTACAAAGTCATTGTAAAGCTGAACAGTGTATTTGATGTGACCAGGAGTCAACACCTGTGGCAGCCTCGTGGCGGCCGTGCAGTGTTCGGCGGTCAAGTGGTGGGTCAAGCTCTGGCGGCCGCAGCTTACTCTGTCCCTGCTGACCACCACACTCACAGCTTACACTGCTACTTCCTCAGACCTGGTACGTCACACATTCATTTTGGTGTCAaagtcacataccaacaatcaacgaTTGCTTGCTGTtgtgatttgaattttttttttttattaattaaattaattcataaaaaaaattggggggTTAAAAAGCACTGGTGCCTTTTTAAGAACAGTGCTTTTTACAAAATGAATttttttaactcattgtctcccaggtatgaatatatccgtacccactcatatggctctatctgaccaggtatggatatatcctATATCCGCTCAGACCGTTAGCTttagtcgcttcctgtaacgtccatatctaacgcctgcattccagcgtgttgacacacagttactacacagttactacaattctgagtgacctgctgcagcacagctggtctcggcttaaaacaaaattggtcaacatagatggggtagaaagtgttaaaaaaaaacacacacaaaaaacaccagtGCACAGATAGCTTCCAGTTCCAGGCTTTTCATTTTTaatatgtgactaagtggaggatggtcttatccaatTTAAAAACcttgaccagatctgagagggTGGGGCGGACTGTTTTCACAAGGCGGAATGGACCTTTTACATGACCACTAAATGCTTGTCTGAAGCAACTGCTGCTAATGCTTCAAAGAGGATCACTGAACTTGAAGATTCAAGCAAAACCAATAtccatttctctctttctgactGTGTCACTCTGTATGTCtgaatgtttgtttgcttggttttttttctgtctttctgtctacttgtctatttctctctgtctgtctctctctctctgtctctctctctctgtctgtctctctgtctctctctctctctctcacacacacacacttactctctctctcacacacacaaacacacacacacacacacacacacacacacacacacacacacacacacacacacacacacacattcggtCTCTCAAATAGACTTAGTCGCCCGAAGCTGTCCCGTCTACATTTTCCTTTTAATGATCCTGTAATATAAATGAGGGCAGTTAAACGATGCAAATCCTAAGTGCCTCACAATAATGACATTGTAATGTAACATGACTCCCTGATTCTCTCTGCACTTTCCTTTCAATGATCATGCCATTTGTCTACAGGTAACTACAAGCTGCCGATCCTGTTCACAGTGGATCGTACGCGTGATGGCAATGTGTACAGCAGTCGCAGCATCAAGGCCATGCAGGAAGGGAGAGCAATCTTCACCATGCAGGCCTCCTTCAAGACAGGGGAGACAGACCCCTTCCAACACCAGTTCACCATGCCTGCAGTTCCCTCCCCTGAGGAGTGCACTGACATCACACAGCTACTGACCAAAGCAGTCGGGTCAGTGGTGATAATGTTTTGTCTTTCCCCGTCTTTCAAACTTACACAAGCACCCCATCACAAATAGCCATCAGGCTGTCTTTCATTATATTCTTCCTCTGTTGTTGCCTTTTTCGTCCTGCGAATGCCGTTCTTGTTTTCCATTTTCTGTCATTTATGTCCAATGTCAGTAAACTGTTTCTAGACTTTAACTTTTGGAAGGGTGTCCTTAAGTGTGCATTTTGTAGTGATTCGCAGTTGTCTGTTGTGAAAAGTTATGTCTGTGGCTGTGGTGATGCCTCCCGGGAGAGGGATAGTTTGGACTTGCACACGCTCATCAAGGGACATTATTCAGAGTAATCAAAGATGAATCAGACCACCGTCTTATTTACAAAAGCCGATAAGGTAGCTTTTTTTGGGTGTACTTTTAAGCTTTAGTGCCTACTGGGTTAAATGGTTTTATACTTGTCAATTTCAGTCCTCATATCAGTTGATATttgaataaataataataatttgaaaaaaaccaccagaaaagttttgttttatttgttttctatttttttattttatcaaaTACTTTCAATCTGAGCATaattgacagtacagtggatACAAGCAAGTCCACAATGACAAACTATGTGCTCACCACTTTTCACTTGCTGAGTAGGTCAGAGAAGAAGGCCATCGAGTACCAGAAGGGGATGAGTCACCGGCTGTCCAAGGAGCAGATGTCCATCCTGCGGCGTCCAGTGGGCGAGTACTAcagcccctcccccctccccccacgtCGCTGTGTGTGGATCAAGGCCGCTGGACACCTAGGTCAGTGCCGATCAGTTCAGTTCATGAAATTAACCAACGTcaaagcatgcacacacacacgcagacaagatagacagacacagacacaagatagacagacacagataggtAGACACAtgagcgcgcgcgcacacacacacacacaccacatccacacacacacgcacacacgtttTGTTCAGCTCCGCAACAGGGTTGTGCCGGCTCTACGTCAGTCTACCTGTTGCTGGGTATACAGTCATCATGCTTTACAATATATACCTTTAAGGATGCAGTGTTACACCAGGTTATACTATACCTGATTACACTATACCTAGTGATACCATACCTGGTTATAACTTATACTATACCTGATACTATACCTGGTTATACTTCACCTGGTTATACTTCACTTGGTTTTACATACTATGGTACTACATGGATACCTGGTTACTGTCACAGGTGATGACTACAAAATGCACCAGTGCTGTGCGGCCTTCATGTCCGACTACCTGCTACTCGGCACGGCTATCATGCCCTACACAGGGGGACACATTCAGGCCGGGAGGAACTTCTTCATGACGTCAGTGGACCATGCCGTGTGGTTCCACTCTGAGTTCCGTGCTGACGATTGGCTGCTGTACGAGATGGAGAGTCCCGTTTGTGGTCAGTTTTTTTGCTGTTCCTTATCTGCCCTCAGGGAGGTGTGGAGGGTGGAGTATGGGGCGACATTAATTTCATGCACTCAAAGGGGCAACCACTTCTTTATCCTGGGACAACTGTGCAATGGAAggcctctgatgagaggacgcCTTTCTTTGAAGGCCACCTTTTATGTCCCATTTTTGGTCCCATtttctattatctctaccaaaatatgcatgacaggccacctgcaatgtagggacacttttggctggtcacaagggtgtcctttcatcacaggtaccactgtgtaTGTTTGTAGCCACCAGCATTGAGGCTTGTTGTTGGACTCTTTACAGCATTGTGGCTTGTTGTTAGACTCTTTACAGCATTGAGGCTTGTTGTTAGACTCTTTACAGCATTGTGGCTTGTTGTTAGACTCTTTACAGCATTGAGGCTTGTTGTTAGACTCTTTACAGCATTGTGGCTTGTTGTTGGACTCTTTACAGCATTGTGGCTTGTTGTTAGACTCTTTACAGCATTGAGGCTTGTTGTTGGACTCTTTACAGCATTGAGGCTTGTTGTTAGACTCTTTACAGCATTGAGGCTTGTTTTTAGACTCTTTACAGCATTGTGGCTTGTTGTTGGACTCTTTACAGCATTGTGGCTTGTTGTTAGACTCTTAACAGCATTGAGGCTTGTTGTTGGACTCTTAACAGCATTGAGGCTTGTTGTTGGACTCTTTACATAATTGAGGCTTGTTGTTAGACTCTTTACAGCATTGAAGCTTGTTGTTAGACTCTTTACAGCATTGAGGCTTGTTGTTAGACTCTTTACAGCATTGTGGCTTGTTGTTGGACTCTTAACAGCATTGAGGCTTGTTGTTGGACTCTTTACATCATTGTGGCTTGTTGTTAGACTCTTTACAGCATTGAGGCTTGTTGTTAGACTCTTTACAGCATCGAGGCTTGTTGTTGGACTCTTTACAGCATTGAGGCTTGTTGTTAGACTCTTTACAGCATTGTGGCTTGTTGTTTTAGACTCTTTACAGCATTGAGGCTTGTTGTTAGACTCTTTACAGCATTGTGGCTTGTTGTTGGACTCTTTACAGCATTGTGGCTTGTTGTTAGACTCTTTACAGCATTGAGGCTTGTTGTTGGACTCTTAACAGCATTGAGGCTTGTTGTTAGACTCTTTACAGCATTGAGGCTTGTTGTTAGACTCTTTACAGCATTGTGGCTTGTTGTTGGACTCTTTACAGCATTGTGGCTTGTTGTTGGACTCTTAACAGCATTGAGGCTTGTTGTTGGACTCTTTACATCATTGAGGCTTGTTGTTAGACTCTTTACAGCATTGTGGCTTGTTGTTGGACTCTTTACAGCATTGTGGCTTGTTGTTAGACTCTTTACAGCATTGAGGCTTGTTGTTAGACTCTTTACAGCATATTGTGGCTTGTTGTTGGACTCTTTACAGCATTGTGGCTTGTTGTTGGACTCTTATAACAGCATTGAGGCTTGTTGTTGGACTCTTTACATCATTGAGGCTTGTTGTTAGACTCTTTACAGCATTGAGGCTTTTCACAGTTTTAACCCGACATCTATAGTGAATGGAAATCTTACAAAGCCTGACAGAGCTTGTACTGTTGGTCTCTGTTACTACAACATGGGAGTGTGCCCACGAGAAGCAAACACAGTACTAGACATACATGATCCTGACAGTAATGACATCTTTTCCATTATTTGAAACTTATGATAGTGTATGATAAATCAGTGCTGTGccccccataccccccccccccccccacccccaccccaacatTTGTTATCAATGTGATTGCAGTATTGCAGTGTCTTAGATATAATTTGCTGATTGTCCACCAGGAGAGGGGCGAGCGTTCAACACCGGACGTATGTGGACACGAGATGGCCGCCTTGCAATCTCAGTGGCCCAGGAGGGCGTCATTCGAACACGCAAATCAGAGCCGGAGGGGTCTGACCCACCCAAGTCCAAGTTATGATCCTGTGTGATAGGCTGTCGACATTGCTGGGGATATTTTCATGTATTTTTATACAGTGTGTCATTCCACATAACATCTTGCATGAACTGAATTACGGTCAGTGTTAcaattgtcacacacacacacacacacacatacgcacacattcTCTCTATCTCACACCTACGTACATGGGCGCATgcaaatgcacacacatacaatcacaaAGTATTCGTCGGTAATCAATAGAAAGTATCTCTGATTTCTGGCGAaattctctttctctatctcacaCCTACATaggtacatgtacacacatacacacacacaatcacaaattCGTTGGTAATCCATAGAAAGTCTCACTGTTTATTGgcgtaaaaaaagaagaaaaaaaagacaattgAACAGTTAGTCTGGAAGATGAGTATTTCCCAATGATaacacttacttacttactgcctttcacgcctggtggcgtgtagggcagcgaaaTGATAACACAGGTGCTCAAAAAACGATTCTGCGAAAACAGCATCTAAAGTTTTCCCAATGATGTCAATGTTAATAAATGTGAAAATCATCACTTTATTGCAAAGAACAGGATAACAGtgacaaaataaacatcacatAATGATTCTATTGTTCAAAGTACACAAACAtgctgagaaagaaaaacacatttTTGGACCAAAAGTTTGTGCTGCTCTACCTGGATCAGTCGGTCTGAGAGTTTATTTTAACATGTCCGACAAATGCAGGGCTTCTAATTAACAGCCAAGTATAATGCATCACTAGCTACAGTCCCGTGGAGACTGAAGGTGTCCCATTGCTGAATAGTATTATTCCCACATTCTTTTGTTCTTAGTTCCCAGAATTCCCAGTAAATCTTCTTTATTTATAAGATCCCGGCGAATCCAACATGTTATTCAACTTATTGTAAACAGAAACATAAGCAATCCTCTTTAAATAACTAATCCTGTAAGTTGAAGACGACTTTGGTATATTTTTGGCATAAAACAGTGATTGGATGTTATGAACTACATGTACAACTGACTGCGAGTCACAGTTTGTGTATCTAATTGTCTTTTTCTGGTTGCCGCTGTTCAGTCAGCTTTCCATTTAAAGAGCAGATGATACTGTATAACGTTAACTGTGCTAACATTAAATCGATGTaggtttaacctttgccggatgccgcttttgactacacactcccgacgatgcgggtttgtctgaacccatacatttgaaagagggtttttaccgtttattcctctaacgacgatgcgggtttgtctgaacccatacatttgaaagagggtttttaccgtttatttctctaacgacggggtgggttcagggaaacccacagcgctacttcagtggttgcatcgagtttctcccttcaccgacctcttgcaggggaaggagagggggagggagagggggagggagagactgagagagactgagagactaagaaagagagagagagagagagagagagagactaagaaagagagagagagagagagactaagaaagagagagagagagactaagaaagagagagagagactaagaaagagagagagagagattaagagagagagagagtctaagaaagagagtgagagactaagaaagagagagagagagactaagaaagagagagagggagactaagaaagagagagagagagagactaagaaacttcaaagagagagagactaagaaagagagagagagactaagaaagagagagagactaagaaagagagagagagactaagaaagagagagagactacgaaagagagagagagagagagagactaagaaagagaaagagagagagagagagactaagaaagagagagagactaagaaagatagagagagagagacaaataaagagagagagagagaca carries:
- the LOC138972346 gene encoding acyl-coenzyme A thioesterase 8-like; the protein is MATKATSTAVQTTENDEDLESIITKSFLNLEKIDVDIYRSQHLWQPRGGRAVFGGQVVGQALAAAAYSVPADHHTHSLHCYFLRPGNYKLPILFTVDRTRDGNVYSSRSIKAMQEGRAIFTMQASFKTGETDPFQHQFTMPAVPSPEECTDITQLLTKAVGSEKKAIEYQKGMSHRLSKEQMSILRRPVGEYYSPSPLPPRRCVWIKAAGHLGDDYKMHQCCAAFMSDYLLLGTAIMPYTGGHIQAGRNFFMTSVDHAVWFHSEFRADDWLLYEMESPVCGEGRAFNTGRMWTRDGRLAISVAQEGVIRTRKSEPEGSDPPKSKL